Genomic segment of Oncorhynchus keta strain PuntledgeMale-10-30-2019 chromosome 12, Oket_V2, whole genome shotgun sequence:
ccagctacaatagtaatttacaacattaacaatgtctacactgtatttctgttttaatggacaaaaaatttgcttttctttcaaaaacaaggacatttctaagtgaccgcaaacttttgaatggaagtgtatatttttttacaaatatgTTTGATAGAGAACTCAATCTCAATCACCCACAGAGCCATGGACAATTTAGGCTATGGACAATTATTAGGATTCCACCTAacagggtggaaatgttgttagaaaatatattaaataaatgactaatatatttatattttatgtgtatatacagttgaaatcggaggtttacatacacttaggttggagtcattaaaactcgtttttcaaccactccacaaatttattgttaacaaactatagttttggcaagtcggttaggacatctactttgtgcatgtcaTAAGTAGTTTTTCCAccaattgtttaaagacagattattgcacttataattcactgtatcacacctccagtgggtcagaagtttatatacactaagttgactgtgcctttaaacagctcggaaaattccagaaaatgatgtcatggctttagaagcttctgataagctatttgacatcatttgagtcaattggaggtgtacctctgggtgtatttcaaggcctaccttcaaactcagtgcttctttgcatgacatcatgggaaaatcaaaagaaatcagccaagacctcagaaaaaaattgtagacctccaaacaatttggttcatccttgggagcaatttccaaatgcctgaaggtaccacgtttatctgtacaaacaatagtatgcaagtataaacaccatgggaccacgcaggaaggagacgcgttctgtctcctagaaatgaacgtactttggtgcgaaaagtgcaaatcaatcccagaacaacagcaaaggaccttgtgaagatgctggaggaaaccggtacaaatgtatctatatccacagtagaacgagtcctatatcgacataacctgaaaggccactcagcaaggaagaagcaactgctccaaaaccgccattaaaaagcctAAAGCATAATGAccattggaggaaaaagggggaggcttgcaagccgaagaacaccattccaaccgtgaagcacgggggtggcagcaacatgttgtgggggtgccttgctgcaggagagactggtgcacttcacaaaatagatggcatcatgaggaaagaaaagtatgtggatatattgaagcaacatatcaagacatcagtcaggaagttaaagttttgtcgcaaatgggtcttccaactggacaatgaccccaagcacattccaaatttgtggcaaaatgccttaaggacaacaaagtcaaggtattggagtgatcattacaaaaccctgacctcaaccctatagaacatttgttggcATAATTGAagaagcttgtgcgagcaaggaggcctacaaacctgactcagttacaccagctctgtcaggaggaatgggccaaaattcatccaacttattgtgggaagcttgtggaaggctacccgaaacgttaaacccaagttaaacaatttaaaggcaatgctaccaaatactaattgagtgtatgcaaacttctgaccccctgggaatgtgatgaatgtgatgacatttcacattcttaaaataaagtggtgatcctaactgacctaagacagggaatttttaaatgtcagtaattgtgaaaaactgagtttaaatgtattcgtctaaggtgtatgtaaacttccgacttcaactgtagatacgAATTTGTTGTATGTCCCTAACAGGGTGGAAATATATCATTGTGTAAACAATCCACCTATAATTTTTAGGATTTAAGTGTCTGAGTTTGACAAATATGTTTTTTTGAAAGTCAAACATATTGGTCCAAAAGGCACCAGATTTGAGGAATGACCCAGCTCTGCATCCATGTGTGGCCTTCAAGTAGGTAGGATGGGTTGCAGAGGTGGAACAAAATGAGTGTGGTGGCACTCCGCACCCTTTCCAACTTTAACCAACCTCACTTCCTCCGCTACATGCCTTCCCTTCTATAGACATTAGACATTAGTGGGCCTGAGCCATGATTCACAGTAGACAGCCATCAGAGAGAAATAATTGATCTTTTGGTTTCCTGTTGCTTTTGTTATCGTTTAACACACACAGATGTTTGGGAGTTGACAGCAGCCAGTGTGGGGATGAGTCACGAGCGAGCCAGGGCGATTGATGAGCTTTGCTGGCAGACAGAGGGCTCTATTGTGATCCCTGCACCACAGCTTCCGTCAGTCCTTTCTGTTTCACCCCCAGGCTGCTGAAATAAAGGCAGCCATGTTTTTACAAAGCCCATGGCCtgtttatggtgtgtgtgtgtgtgtgtgtgtgtgtgtgtgtgtgtgtgtgtgtgtgtgtgtgtgtgtgtgtgtgtgtgtgtgtgtgtgtgtgtgtgtgtgtgtgtgtgtgtgtgtgtgtgtgtgtgtgtgtgtgtgtgtgtgtgtgtgtgtgtgtgtgtgtgtgcgtgcgtgcgtgcgtgcgtgcgggtgtgtgtgtgtttgaaaagtAGTGTCAAGTGCTTGTTCTGTTGGTCATGCGCATTTCTCTGTTTCCCCACCTTTTCAGTAATAGCACGACAACACCAGTCCAGAGGTCATCTATATAGCCATTGTTCAATTTATGATGCTTTATGATGCAACACGTTGCATTATATGAAGGTAACTCAAGGTCAGTAGTATAATGTGTCCATTATTGTCTTGGAAGCATTGAAATTGTAGCGTGTGTCAGCGAGATGCTAGCTGTTCTACTGTTATATCAATTGAAATAACATTTTAAGAAGAAGATCTGTTGTTTTAGCAGTGGATACAGATAGGGCGAAAAGGTCATTCCTTGTGAGATACTATGAATTAGCCCATAGAGGGGATTGTCTTTGACATAGCTAtttgtggactgtgtgtgtgtgtattagcagATCCTTCCCCTGACCCACTACCACACTATACCCCAATCCACTACCTCCACTGGCCATTCTCCTTATCCTGTCCTTGGGCTGTAGAGATAGAACATCTGGTTGTCCCAAACAAAGCAGATTTCTCAGTCAGTTCCCATGGAAACTGAAGATAGCATGATAGATAGATATTTTTTGCCTTTCAGAGTTCGGCCCCTCCCTGTTACAGTAGGTAGACACTAGACAGTCATCTGGCCAGAGCAGAAGGCTGGGATTGGCTGGTTGTAACTAGCCacttaccctagccctaaccataaccttaataatcagagcagcttaccgatcattgcacctgtacacatcccatctgtaaatagcccatccaactacctcatccccatattgttatttacttttgctcttttgcaccccagaatctctacttgcacatcatcatctgcacatttaTCACTTCAGTGtcaatgctaaattgtaattattttgcaaCTATGGCCTAtttgttgcctttacctccctaatcttattACATTCGCAcatattgtatatatatttttttctattgtgttattgactgtacgtttgtttattccatgtgtaactctgtgttgtttttgtcgcactgctttgctttatcttggccaggtcgcagttgtaaatgagaacttgttctcaactggcctccctggttaaataaaggtggaaaaaagaaaataaaaaaaaataaaaaattgtgtgTTGTTTTGACTTTGAAGAATCACTGAAGGAAGTTGATCTATGAAGGATTGTAGTGTTATGGAAGAGTTAGGGGTGAAATCAGTGTTCTCCTATATGATAACATTTCTGTGTGTTGGAGGATACACCTGTGCGTGTGAGCGGTATCAGCAGTTGAACTTGGTGTTTTATATATTACATTTTTGCAGGAATAAAAAGTTCCTTGTATAGCCAGTCCAAGGCTCCAAGCATGTGGCAACGAAAATAACAACTCCCACTTGGACAATTTAGTAAGCTTTATGTGTGGCAGAAGAAAACACCGACAGCAAAGTAATCTCTTTTTTTCTTCAATTCGAGGGCTGTAATCATCATAAGCGGCTTGGAATATTAGATTGAGCCATGACTCATAGATTACTTGCTCTGATTCTGGACGTGTACTGTAAGCTGTAATGTACAGAATTTGTCAGAGGAGAGAGTGGAACCCCTCTTGATTGGTTAGGGGAGGCAGAAAAAGGGACTGGGAAAGGGATATGTTCCAGACtatagatagataaatagatgaggagagagagtgagagaactgAGAAAGATTGGAGAATAAATTATAGTGAACAATCTCCTACTCAATCAAATGACAGCTGACATGGAAAGATGAAAGGAGTGATTTCGGCCTAGACGTCACTGGAAAGGCAGGGCCGGGAGTGTAGTTACTATCTGCCCCTTGGATGTGCTATGCTGGAGAAAGACTTAGAGAACCTCCAGGCTAACAAAAGTTTCAAAAAGTACCCTGTTCTCGTTATACTTTTGAGGATTCTGATTAGAAATATAGTAGAGCAAAGTGTCACACTTTATTCGAATTGTCCGGAttatccatctgtagatgctctacataTGGTCATACTAttaacaaactatctgttgataagcagctgatggttaaggtttagggttaagtttaaCCGTTTTTCTAACAGCACTGGAAAATGACAATATATACCTTCAAAGCAATGCTTTTAGCTTTGGCAGTAAACTATCATTGAGCTCCCAAGCTGACATCATCAAACAGCTAGCTGTAGATCGTTTTTCTGGACCCCTCGGCCAACGGGCCAAGAGAGCAAAGCGGCTTAAAGCAAGCAAGCAATCAAGTGGGTTTAGCTCTgtgcttttctgatttttgtgtaTTTAAATATCACCAAAATCTCTCTAGTTCGGGAGGTTAAGAATAGAAAGATTATTTTTCCATAGACAACACATTCAGTAGGGCTATCATCAGACAAAGGGGGCTTGCTGCGAACTATActgccacagccacagccagggCCCCATGCTCTGCTTTGAATGGGATTGGAGGGGAATTTAGGCCCTAAAACAGAGGCTACGTCcatatgcactacttttgaccagagccctttgggccctggtgaaaagtagtgcactataaaatggaatagggtgccatttgggacctgcAACCAGAGAGTAGCTGGCTTTATATTCAGAGCAGAGGGTTAGGTATGTAAAGATGGCTGTGATGTGTGCGGCACCGCATGGTCTCCTCTCGTGGGGGTATAAAGGATTAAATCCTCTAGCCAGACAGACACAGGCCTGtggaaacaaaacaaaacaagctTTCAGAGCAGGAGAAAGCCAATGAGAAGCCAGGGACAGGGGGATGATGTCAGCCTGCTACAGGCAGGCGTGGTCCAACCCCAGCCTGCAGCCTCTGGATGCCTTGATCACTGGTGTAGAAGATCATGGGAGTTAGCCCATCTCTGACCTCGATCGTTGTGAATCAGGAATGACGATATGTGAATAGCTATTTAGGTTATATCAATATAATAGGATATTTCAGCTAGCAAGTGAACACATGGCATGGCATTACTGTATCCTTTCCTATCCATAACGTTGGCAGAAGTCAGAGAACATGGCATCAATGAATGATTGCATGTTGGCCTAacgaaaaaaaacattttcaaatcTGACAATAAAAGTAATTAACAAGATTAAAATGCTGTTTTAAGGTAAACTGCAACTCTGAAACATTgctgtccctctttctccctccttgtCTCATAGGTGACAGAGTTGAATGAGGCCTTGTCCAATGAGGAGAGGAACCTGCTCTCTGTGGCCTATAAGAATGTCGTAGGGGCGCGGCGCTCGTCCTGGCGCGTCATCTCCAGCATCGAGCAGAAGACCTCGGCGGACGGCAACGAGAAGAAGATGGAGATGGTGCGCGCGTACCGCGAGAAGATCGAGAAGGAGCTGGAGACCGTGTGTCGGGACGTGCTCAACCTCCTGGACAACTTCCTGATCAAGAACTGCAACGAGACGCAGCACGAGAGCAAGGTGTTTTACCTGAAGATGAAGGGCGACTACTACCGCTACCTGGCCGAGGTGGCCACGGGCGAGAAGAGGGTCGGCGTGGTGGAGTCCTCTGAGAAGTCCTACAGCGAGGCCCATGAGATCAGCAAGGAGCACATGCAGCCCACCCACCCTATCCGCCTGGGTCTGGCCCTCAACTACTCCGTGTTCTACTACGAGATCCAAAATGCACCTGAGCAGGCCTGCCACTTGGCCAAGACCGCCTTCGATGACGCCATCGCTGAGCTGGACACCCTGAACGAAGACTCCTACAAAGACTCTACCCTCATCATGCAGCTGCTACGAGACAACTTGACACTCTGGACCAGCGACCAGCAGGATGACGAGGGTGGTGAGACCAACAACTAGAGAGTCCCTAAAGAGACTCCCGTGTCCTGTTTCAGCCAATACACATAACACCCCGCTCCCTCACAAATCACAACAAAATATGAAACCAGTTCTTAGAAATAAATGATTTGGCTGGTGGAACTTTGGCAGCCACTTTTGCCGTTGATGATACTACCGCAGCTGCAGTTCTTCATTTGTACACAAATTTAAAAAGTTAAGAAAAAAATGAAAGAGGAGTAGGAAGGGAGATGATTTTAGTTTTTAGTATCGTTAAAAAATAAATAGTTGAACCCCTTCCTTCTTGATTACCTCTGCGACATTTGCCAAACCACTTAAGAGGAAGAAGTTCTGTATCTCAAACATTCAGTCAGGAAGTAGAGTCTGGCTATTTGGTTAGAAATGACACCCTCATACTGGCATAAAGACTGTTCTTAAGGCACTAAATGAAATGGAGCTTCTTATTTAACTGAtgtggtgagggaggaggagcatTCAAAATCGTAAGGGGAGATAGAAGcttgtgcaaaaaaaaaaaacttgaatgtcATCGCCTCGCAAAAAGAAAGAGTTGCAAATAGGTtccagagagggagaaataggtaTCGTACCTCTAGCTAACCACTTCAGACTTACCAACATGGAATGTAAAAGGTGTGCATCACCCTGTAATGGTAATCGTTGTGTGAAAGCAGGTCTCCTCTGTGATTATTGAACATACATAACCAATGTTTTGTTCCCATGATGTCAGGAATGTGTTTGTACTCAGTCACAGACTATATTACTGTAACTAAAGTAGTAAATACACAGTCAGTGCAGCCCTCTATTGCGCTGATATGCTATACATACATAAACATTTTCAAGCACCTGGTTATTATGATGATTATTATTACTCTCCCCTTACCTAGGTTGTCAGGGGTATTAATAGAATATGAAACTACTATACACAGAAAATCactcaaacaacaacaacaaaacatttgtgcAGAGGAGATCATTTGATGTTGTAAGACAACAGAATATTTTGTCCTAAATTACGGTTTATTCATGTTTACAACAATCTTGGATCCATGACACTGAGTTGACTGGAACCACATACTCAGTGGACAAAATACACATTACCTGGGCTATATGGACACGCCTGGTGCCCAAAACTGATGACTGTATATCACACAGCTGTGAGTGGAGACGAATGGATTCGGTGCTGACAGTCAGTCAGCCgtcctgatgagcccttcccGGCTAGCTAGTTTATGCTGGCTAGCtggcaacaacagcagcatggcaCTAGTTATAGTTAAAAGAAAGTGTTTTTTATTTCCACGGACGAAATAACTTGTAGATTGGTCACCATCCGGATGTCACCGTGACATGCCAATTAGCTAACGTAACGACAAGCCGGTGTGAATGACCAGTGCAACAGTGTTGTATGGAGGCACTTCCCAGTTCCCACTGTTACTTCCCACTGGGCAGCAGTTGCTTCACCAGGCAGCTGTAACATATTTTCGCTGGCGGCAGCTATTTGTTTCATCACACTTCATTATATTTAGAGTAGGATAGCAGCCTACACGAGAAATAACTTGTAATATTGGTAGTATAGTAACCATCTGGATGTCACCGTGATACAGTCTACTGCTCAATGGGGCACAGTGTGTCCTTCACCCCACTTGCTGACCACTGCTATCCTGCTGTAAGGAGAGGAAAGTAGCTAGATAGTTTAGCCAATATCAGGCCGGGTGACAACTAAAGCACAGTTATTGTAATGATTTTAACCGAAACAAATATTTCCGTTAAAAACAGAATGATTCTGAACACTCCCAAGTCCCAGCTTTGGCAGACAAGTTAAAAGATTCTGTCTGAAGTTTGTAGCCACAAGCATAAAGTAGCTAGCTGGGAAAAGCTCGTTAAGATGCCTGACTGAAATGACTGGACCAAATCCGTTTGTTCCCACTCAACTCTCGCTGCGTGACAGTTTTGGGCACAAGGAATGTGCATATAGTCTCTCCCAATCTAAAAGCATATTTGAGGTTTGTGGATTTTCTTTTTGTGTTAATTAACTTTTTTAATTGTCAAGAAATGCACTTGCCTATTAAACTGTTTCTTCAGTGTAAGACGATAACTGCTCCAATATTCTCGATAATATAATATTGTGCATGCTGGTGATGTATTTATATACAGTAGCTTGACTTTATTATTATTAACCTATACTGTGGATGTTACGTATTCATATGAACATGAAATGACTAGACTTCAGTCTGATTTATTTTCTATTTATACTTTATATTGGATTGTTGACATTTTATTTGACTCTGTGTTTCCTTTACTCCATTTGCTGAAAGTACGCTATGCCAAAACAATGATTGTTAACAATAAATTGATCTGTAATGGACATTGCTATAGTGACATGCAATTCTTGTATTTGTGCTTTTGCATAACAAAAGGTGGAGGATCCcaaataattataataaacacagagggaaaaaaacaccAGTGTTAAGCTCAACCTTTGACCTTACCGTCTGGAGGTTTTGTCATAGTGacatatagtgtagatgtagaaTGATCACACTGTAAAATAGTTCATTTATTTGAGTCACCTTTCTGTGCTTTTAATGTCACATGATGCTGTGAGATAGTCAAGATTGAACCATGTTTGATTTTATACGTAGGAATACTCATGAAAAATTATTGTAGGTTTTTTTTTATACCATTTTTACTTTCATCTGTCTTCTGCTATCTTAAATGTGAATAATGTAGCGGTTGCACAAGAgaaaataataacaacaataataacaatgatAATAACAACTTCATTCAAATATTACAAAGCTCTTCTATCCACATTTCAGTGCTGCTGTTGTTGAATTCCTATCGTCATATACAGCAGTAGCTTTTCAGATGACTTTCTGATGCTGTTTTGCTTTGTGTTCTTAATATTGTTAATTCTTCTTGATGAATCCAACGGGGCTCCTTAGATTCCCATTTTTGTCATGGCAATATAACGGATACTGTTTTAGTACAACGAGGCAGATGTAGTACTGTTATAGCTGTTGTTCACTACAGGtaggtaggaaggaaggaagatatACAGATGGATAGATATAGTTATACATTGATTGTACACTAAATATAGTTACATGTGCATTTTATATAGTATATAATGAGATATTTATCATATATTGTCAACACCTCTGTTGCATCTGTTGTCAATGCAGTTGTACAGTTGTTCATGGAtagctagatactgtaggtaggtaggtaggtaggtaggtaggtaggtaggtaggtaggtaggtacacgaagggttctttggctgtccccataggataaaccTTTTTGATTCCCGGTAGAAcccctttgggttccatgtagaaccctctgtggaaagggttgaACATATAACGTGGAACgtaaagggttcttcaaagagttcccctatggggacagccaaataacccttttaggttctagatagcacctttttctaagtgtaggtaggtaggtaggttttagatagatagatagatagatagatagatagatagatagatagatagatagatagatagatagatagatagatagatagatagatagatagatagatagatagatagatagatagatagatagatagatagatagatagatagatagatagatagatattgtAATTAGGTACAGAGCTAGGTCGctagatatatatttttatagTTTGGTGTTAACAAATTATAACATATACTTTTTGGATAAGAAACAGCAAGCCACTGAGTTGCTCTACTGGAGAAAATCTGCAGTAACTTAACTAAGATTGTGTTGTAGTGTACTGTCATGTTGAAAAGCAGCATTTGGTCCAGGCTTCCTCCAGTGCCACCCAATGCTATATCGCAGATTGTTCAGGGCCTCTTAACTAAATGCTGCATCTAATCTAGCATCTGGCACCAACAGTTCTCAACTGAAGTTTGAAAGCTGGTTACTCGCTTATCCAACCACACAATGCCGGTTTAATGTAACATCTGCCTATATCACATCCTGAAAGCCAAACAGCCGGTTGTCCTCAGTGTGACATCATCAAACTGTGACCTGT
This window contains:
- the LOC118391009 gene encoding 14-3-3 protein gamma-1, whose translation is MVDREQLVQKARLAEQAERYDDMAAAMKSVTELNEALSNEERNLLSVAYKNVVGARRSSWRVISSIEQKTSADGNEKKMEMVRAYREKIEKELETVCRDVLNLLDNFLIKNCNETQHESKVFYLKMKGDYYRYLAEVATGEKRVGVVESSEKSYSEAHEISKEHMQPTHPIRLGLALNYSVFYYEIQNAPEQACHLAKTAFDDAIAELDTLNEDSYKDSTLIMQLLRDNLTLWTSDQQDDEGGETNN